A single Aspergillus puulaauensis MK2 DNA, chromosome 7, nearly complete sequence DNA region contains:
- a CDS encoding SANT/Myb-like DNA-binding domain-containing protein (COG:K;~EggNog:ENOG410PPD8;~InterPro:IPR017930,IPR009057,IPR017877,IPR001005;~PFAM:PF00249,PF13921), with the protein MNLDQSASASKRVKTSASPTSQQQLLPQQQQKQQQIQPFQRITSYEGNPMPPNQVPASNPRKRRSSPPQGSSATMATTPGDDPVAAAPDATPRKKGRTNTPWTAEEEQRLKTMRDAGRSWSEIAKTFPNRTEGSVKKHWYKDMHYAEFAEDESIALRDAIKEYEANKWKFIGQKVGKPAKACEQYAKEHFKDT; encoded by the exons atgaACCTTGATCA gtcagcttcagcttctaAGCGAGTCAAAacctctgcttctcccaCTTCACAACAGCAACTCCTaccccagcaacaacagaaacaacagcaaatCCAGCCCTTTCAACGCATAACTTCGTACGAGGGCAATCCTATGCCCCCAAATCAGGTTCCCGCGTCGAATCCGCGTAAACGTCGTTCCTCTCCCCCACAGGGCTCATCGGCAACAATGGCCACCACGCCTGGAGATGACCCTGTGGCTGCAGCGCCAGATGCCACCCCAAGGAAAAAGGGAAGAACCAACACTCCGTGGACTGCAGAGGAGGAACAGAGGTTGAAGACGATGCGTGATGCTGGTCGCAGCTGGAGTGAGATCGCCAAA ACTTTCCCTAACCGAACTGAGGGTAGTGTGAAGAAGCATTGGTATAAG GACATGCATTATGCAGAGTTTGCAGAAGACGAG TCGATAGCCCTCCGAGACGCCATCAAGGAATATGAGGCGAACAAATGGAAATTTATCGGTCAGAAAGTTGGAAAGCCGGCCAAG GCGTGCGAGCAATACGCAAAGGAGCATTTCAAGGATACTTAG
- a CDS encoding purine-cytosine permease family protein (COG:P;~EggNog:ENOG410PG6R;~InterPro:IPR001248,IPR030175,IPR026030,IPR038271;~PFAM:PF02133;~TransMembrane:12 (i107-126o138-157i190-214o226-247i254-273o293-315i327-350o378-397i418-436o442-462i492-514o529-548i);~go_component: GO:0005886 - plasma membrane [Evidence IEA];~go_component: GO:0016020 - membrane [Evidence IEA];~go_component: GO:0016021 - integral component of membrane [Evidence IEA];~go_function: GO:0022857 - transmembrane transporter activity [Evidence IEA];~go_function: GO:0031924 - vitamin B6 transmembrane transporter activity [Evidence IEA];~go_process: GO:0031919 - vitamin B6 transport [Evidence IEA];~go_process: GO:0055085 - transmembrane transport [Evidence IEA]) yields the protein MRANIPFSCSCADANQTHYSMPSGNSTPTPAIDGAAVKENEIRSTAIFGEDQLCNEEGFNNSQRTGGSSVPQRLTYYLKKVENQLVEYSLEARGIERVQEHERIPKLTWISYLQVFLLWMSVNLAANNITLGMLGPAVYGLSFLDSALCAVFGALVGSTASSWMATWGPISGIRTMAFGRYSMGWWPSKLIVILNLIQMIGYCLINCVVCGQILSAVSPRGSLSVAVGIVIIAVISWIIATFGIRIFHYYERFAFFPQVIVVCILFGVSASKFDLSTPSQGDTRTIAGNRLSFFSLCLSAAITYTPLAADFFVYYPERTSRIKLFSLSLSGLLTSFTLAFLCGIGLASGITAHPEYATAYDNGQGALIVQGFSPLHTFGNFCSVIVALGLIANAIAPTYSAGVDFQILGRYAEKVPRAIWNTFGVIIYTVCALAGRSHLADIFTNFLALMGYFVAIWLAIVLEERFIFRRGGSGNGYNWAVWDEPSKHPVGLAALIAFLVGWAGAILCMAQVWYIGPLAGLVGEYGADMGNYVGFSWAALVYPPLRYIERRRFGR from the exons ATGCGCGCGAATATCCCCTTTTCTTGTTCGTGCGCGGATGCTAATCAAACCCATTATAGCATGCCATCGGGAAACTCCACGCCTACGCCCGCGATAGACGGCGCAGCCGTAAAGGAGAATGAAATTCGTTCGACTGCCATATTTGGAGAGGACCAGCTTTGCAATGAGGAGGGATTTAACAATTCCCAAAGAACAGGCGGCTCGTCTGTGCCCCAGCGACTTACCTATTATCTCAAGAAAGTCGAGAACCAACTCGTCGAGTATAGTCTCGAGGCTCGGGGGATAGAACGGGTGCAAGAGCACGAGCGCATCCCAAAATTAACCTGGATCTCGTATCTGCAGGTCTTTTTGCTATGGATGTCAGTCAACCTGGCAGCGAATAATATTACGCTTGGGATGTTAGGCCCGGCTGTGTACGGTCTCAGCTTTCTGGACTCTGCGCTCTGTGCTGTTTTTGGGGCGCTTGTTGGCTCCACGGCATCCTCGTGGATGGCCACCTGGGGCCCTATATCTGGAATCCGGACTATG GCTTTTGGGCGTTATTCTATGGGATGGTGGCCTAGCAAACTCATCGTGATACTGAATCTCATTCAGATGATCGGATATTGTCTGATCAATTGTGTGGTTTGCGGGCAGATCCTCTCTGCTGTGTCCCCGAGGGGGAGTTTATCAGTCGCAGTGG GAATCGTGATCATCGCTGTCATCAGTTGGATTATCGCCACGTTCGGGATCCGAATTTTCCATTACTATGAGCG TTTCGCGTTCTTCCCGCAGGTCATCGTAGTGTGCATTTTGTTCGGTGTGTCTGCTTCAAAGTTCGACCTATCTACGCCATCTCAGGGAGACACTCGTACCATAGCTGGTAATCG ACTATCGTTCTTTTCTCTCTGTCTCAGCGCCGCGATCACCTATACCCCACTAGCAGCCGATTTCTTTGTCTACTACCCTGAGCGCACATCCAGAATCAagctcttctcgctctcacTTTCTGGGCTTCTCACATCCTTCACCCTCGCTTTCCTCTGCGGCATTGGCCTCGCATCTGGCATAACCGCACACCCCGAATACGCAACTGCCTACGACAACGGCCAAGGCGCGCTCATAGTCCAAGGTTTCAGCCCCCTCCACACCTTTGGCAACTTTTGCTCCGTGATTGTCGCCCTCGGCCTCATCGCCAACGCTATCGCACCGACCTATTCCGCCGGCGTCGACTTCCAAATCCTAGGCCGGTACGCTGAAAAAGTGCCCCGTGCAATCTGGAACACCTTCGGCGTCATAATCTACACCGTATGCGCCCTCGCGGGCCGCAGCCACCTGGCAGATATCTTCACCAACTTCCTCGCGCTTATGGGCTACTTCGTCGCCATCTGGCTTGCGATTGTCCTCGAGGAACGGTTCATCTTCCGCCGTGGAGGATCCGGAAACGGATATAACTGGGCTGTCTGGGATGAACCGTCCAAACATCCTGTTGGACTTGCGGCGCTGATTGCGTTCTTGGTTGGTTGGGCTGGTGCTATCCTCTGTATGGCGCAGGTTTGGTATATTGGGCCTCTAGCGGGGTTGGTAGGGGAGTATGGTGCTGAt ATGGGAAACTACGTCGGATTCTCATGGGCTGCTTTGGTTTACCCGCCTCTGCGATATATTGAACGGAGGCGGTTCGGCCGGTAA